From Strigops habroptila isolate Jane chromosome 1, bStrHab1.2.pri, whole genome shotgun sequence, a single genomic window includes:
- the RECQL4 gene encoding ATP-dependent DNA helicase Q4 isoform X3 codes for MERQREVKALLKRWEAKFLRERRRKPGQADIEAAPEDTRRLYKEYKMLKQQRLESDPSQPIPCSQPAAQEPPAMEQGPDSGCWGSHLNRQPKASRLSHHVPKTSVQYYGMKLKSKLGAAGKETPLTPRRTPTSRRTLVVPKLLKDSESSDKTTSPAPTEPSPREEDKAEDLLLPPSVSGLAPIILAAGSKPSQAPPSRNRFQELKETVAQTLGSLDPAWLRRCQGTPADEGTKPGATQEDEQGDVTCAPLKQEEGGGGESGGDSNRKRPRGDGGHGTVAPAKLRRLHQGSAKGGFGAGGGKKRSKEEEEEKEEHKEAPKELRKVAEPLENLLGEVEEEEKPRSTRKAGAARALPQSRGNFVRLNLKSRSHVRGFALRGNRLRKQVWKQKWQKKARWFGGGGSMDRSSDVCFRCGGTGHWASACRGQADTKEVEKSSPADEEEEEEEEAPLPTLEEVARRTNTFHPELSEGGGNNRGRSNGILEATTHLDGWRPVYEPPAPPAPMEPLYSLGPEGKVQETPEEVFEALRALGYSSFRPGQEVAIMRVLSGLSTLVVLSTGMGKSLCYQLPAYLYHKRSKCITLVISPLVSLMDDQVSGLPRCLKAVCIHSNMPKSQREAVMEKVMQGEVQVLLLSPEALVGGSGSGCGFLPSADRLPPVAFACIDEAHCVSEWSHNFRPCYLRLCKVLRDRLGVRCFLGLTATATLATARDVVQHLGMPPEEGITVHSAAVPPNLRLSVSMDRDRDEALISLLQGECFGALDSIIVYCTRREETSRIAALIRTCLQGIPPRDPPAARDPRQDAAGGRKGKAKQSLRRRSPAWLADSYHAGLSAAERRRVQKRFMSGQLRVVVATVAFGMGLDKADVRGVVHYNMPKNLESYVQEIGRAGRDGATAHCHLFLDPEGGDLHELRRHIYGDSVDFVTVKKLVQKVFVPCKCLELHQKHQEVTKDVEVEDAEMVELLEEEVQEEEKKTRQSRPRVCYKHERAIPIQPTVEALDLREEAIETLLCYLELHPRRWLELLPPTYSSCRLQCYGGPRQLRDVARSSPPVAVFLARERLEGRDHVHSSSVEFNVVSLSDSMGWEVVLVKRALRQLQWDPRLRRDGRRAGNSGVLVEFGDLSFHLRVYGDLSAEELDSVCDFLHQRVVAREKMALGQLRACFQAFQSVAFQTYGPHPVAEEEQRSSRLKALLSDYFEKERVERGREEEEEEGLGDAQLRDWESQARADIRHFLDIRRDEKFSGRAVARIFHGIGSPCFPAQVYGRDRRFWRRYLCMDFHHLARVATEEILATR; via the exons ATGGAGCGGCAGCGGGAGGTGAAGGCGCTGCTGAAGCGGTGGGAAGCGAAATTCCTGCGGGAGCGGCGGAGGAAGCCGGGACAG GCTGACATCGAGGCAGCTCCAGAGGACACCAGGC GGCTCTACAAGGAATACAAGATGTTGAAGCAGCAGAGATTGGAGTCAGACCCTTCCCAACCCATCCCCTGCAGCCAACCAGCAGCTCAGGAGCCTCCAGCCATGGAGCAG GGGCCCGACTCTGGTTGTTGGGGCTCACACCTCAACCGGCAGCCGAAAGCCTCACGGCTGAGCCACCACGTGCCCAAGACCTCGGTGCAATACTATGGGATGAAGCTGAAATCcaagctgggagctgctgggaag GAGACACCCCTGACCCCACGGAGAACCCCAACTTCCAGGAGGACCCTGGTTGTCCCCAAGCTCCTGAAGGACTCGGAGAGCAGCGACAAAACCACGTCCCCGGCGCCAACGGAGCCATCACCAAGAGAAGAAGACAAGGCAGAAgatctcctccttcctccctcgGTGTCAGGGCTGGCCCCCATCATCCTCGCTGCGGGGTCGAAGCCTTCCCAAGCTCCACCCTCCAGGAATAGATTCCAGGAGCTGAAGGAGACGGTGGCGCAGACGCTGGGCTCGCTGGATCCCGCCTGGCTCCGGAGGTGCCAAGGGACACCCGCGGATGAGGGGACAAAGCCGGGGGCCACGCAGGAGGACGAGCAAGGAGACGTCACCTGTGCCCCCctgaagcaggaggaaggaggtggaggagaaTCAGGAGGAGATTCCAATAGGAAAAGGCCCCGTGGAGATGGTGGACACGGAACGGTGGCTCCGGCGAAGCTGCGGCGCCTCCACCAAGGCTCAGCCAAGGGAGGGTTTGGTGCTGGCGgtgggaagaagaggagcaaggaggaagaggaggagaaggaagagcacAAGGAGGCCCCAAAGGAGCTGAGGAAGGTGGCGGAGCCCTTGGAAAACCTCCTGggagaggtggaggaggaggagaagcccaGGTCCACCCGCAAAGCCGGCGCTGCCAG AGCACTTCCACAGAGCAGAGGGAACTTCGTCAGGCTCAACCTGAAGAGTCGATCCCACGTCCGAGGCTTCGCCCTGCGGGGGAATCGCCTCCGCAAGCAG GTGTGGAAGCAGAAGTGGCAGAAGAAGGCGAGATGGTTTGGAGGAGGTGGATCCATGGACCGAAGCTCTGACGTCTGCTTCCGCTGTGGTGGGACAGGACACTGGGCATCGGCGTGCCGGGGCCAAG CAGACACCAAAGAGGTGGagaagagcagccctgctgatgaagaagaggaggaggaggaggaagcccCATTGCCCACGCTGGAGGAGGTGGCTCGTAGGACCAACACCTTCCACCCAGAGCTCTCTG AGGGTGGAGGCAACAACCGGGGAAGATCCAATGGGATTTTGGAGGCAACGACTCACCTGGATGGTTGGAGGCCCGTGTATGAgccaccagctccaccagcGCCCATGGAGCCGCTCTACAGCCTTGGACCAGAGGGGAAGGTGCAAG AGACCCCGGAGGAGGTGTTTGAAGCTCTGAGGGCTTTGGGCTACAGCTCCTTCCGCCCCGGCCAGGAGGTGGCCATCATGAGGGTCCTCTCCG GTCTCTCCACCTTGGTGGTGTTATCAACAGGGATGGGGAAGTCTCTTTGCTACCAGCTCCCCGCTTACCTCTACCACAAGCGCTCCAAGTGCATCACCCTGGTCATCTCCCCTCTGGTGTCCCTCATGGATGACCAG GTCTCGGGACTTCCGCGGTGCCTGAAAGCCGTCTGCATCCACTCCAACATGCCCAAATCCCAGCGGGAAGCGGTGATGGAGAAG GTGATGCAGGGCGAGGTGCAGgtcctgctgctgtccccagaaGCTCTGGTTGGTGGCAGTGGGTCAGGATGTGGCTTCCTGCCCTCCGCTGACCGGCTGCCACCCGTGGCCTTCGCCTGCATCGATGAAGCTCATTGTGTCTCCGAGTGGTCCCACAACTTCCGTCCGTGCTACCTGCGGCTCTGCAAG GTCCTGCGGGACCGCCTGGGGGTCCGGTGCTTCCTGGGGCTGACGGCGACGGCCACCTTGGCCACGGCGCGGGATGTGGTCCAACATCTTGGAATGCCACCGGAGGAAGGGATAACGGTGCACTCGGCCGCCGTGCCGCCAAACCTGCGCCTCTCGGTCTCCATGGACCGGGACAGGGATGAG GCCCTGATCTCGCTGCTCCAAGGGGAGTGTTTCGGGGCGCTGGACTCCATCATTGTCTACTGCACGCGGCGGGAGGAGACGAGTCGCATCGCGGCGCTCATCCGGACCTGCCTCCAAGGAATCCCACCCAGGGACCCCCCCGCGGCTCGGGATCCGCGGCAGGACGCTGCCGGAGGGAGGAAAGGCAAGG CCAAGCAGAGCCTCCGGCGCCGGTCCCCGGCGTGGTTGGCGGACTCTTACCACGCCGGCCTCTCCGCCGCCGAGCGCCGCCGCGTCCAGAAGCGCTTCATGAGCGGCCAACTGCGCGTCGTGGTGGCCACGGTGGCCTTTGGGATGGGGTTGGATAAAGCAGACGTCCGCGGTGTGGTGCACTACAACATGCCCAAGAACTTGGAGAGCTACGTCCAAGAGATCGGCCGCGCCGGGCGGGATGGAGCCACGGCTCATTGTCACCTCTTCCTGGATCCAGAG GGAGGGGACCTCCACGAGCTGCGGCGTCACATCTATGGTGACTCGGTGGATTTTGTGACCGTCAAGAAGCTGGTGCAGAAGGTTTTTGTGCCTTGCAAGTGCTTGGAGCTGCATCAGAAGCACCAAGAGGTCACCAAG GACGTGGAGGTGGAAGACGCTGAGATGGTCGAGctcctggaggaggaggtgcaagaggaggagaagaagacAAGGCAGAGCAGGCCACGGGTGTGCTACAAGCACGAGCGAGCCATCCCCATCCAACCAACCGTGGAGGCCTTGGACCTCCGGGAGGAAG ctaTCGAGACCCTCCTGTGCTACCTGGAGCTTCACCCGCGGCGCTGgttggagctgctgcctcccacctACTCCTCGTGCCGGCTCCAGTGCTACGGAGGACCCCGGCAGCTCCGGGACGTGGCCCGGAG ctccCCACCCGTGGCCGTGTTCCTGGCTCGGGAGCGCCTGGAGGGGAGGGACCACGTCCACAGCAGCTCCGTGGAGTTCAACGTGGTCTCCTTGAGTGACTCCATGGGGTGGGAAGTGGTGCTGGTGAAACGAGCCCTGCGCCAGCTCCAGTGGGACCCGCGGCTGCGGAGAG ATGGCCGCAGGGCTGGGAACAGCGGCGTCCTGGTGGAGTTTGGAGACCTGTCCTTCCACCTGCGCGTCTACGGCGACCTCAGTGCTGAAGAGCTGGATTCCGTCTGCGACTTCCTCCACCAGAGAGTGGTGGCCAGGGAGAAGATGGCCCTTGGCCAGCTCCGTGCCTGCTTCCAGGCCTTCCAGAG CGTGGCCTTCCAGACCTATGGCCCTCACCCGGTGGctgaagaagagcagagaagctCCCGCCTGAAGGCTCTGCTCAGCGACTACTTCGAGAAGGAGCGGGTTGAACGCGGCCgcgaggaggaagaggaggaaggtcTCGGTGATGCCCAA CTGCGGGACTGGGAGAGCCAGGCCCGCGCCGACATCCGCCACTTCCTCGACATCCGCCGGGATGAGAAGTTCTCCGGCAGAGCCGTCGCCAGGATCTTCCACGGCATCG GAAGCCCGTGTTTCCCGGCTCAGGTCTACGGCCGCGACCGGCGCTTCTGGAGGAGGTATCTGTGCATGGACTTCCACCACCTCGCCCGCGTGGCCACCGAGGAGATCCTGGCCACCAGGTGA
- the RECQL4 gene encoding ATP-dependent DNA helicase Q4 isoform X2 encodes MERQREVKALLKRWEAKFLRERRRKPGQADIEAAPEDTRRLYKEYKMLKQQRLESDPSQPIPCSQPAAQEPPAMEQGPDSGCWGSHLNRQPKASRLSHHVPKTSVQYYGMKLKSKLGAAGKETPLTPRRTPTSRRTLVVPKLLKDSESSDKTTSPAPTEPSPREEDKAEDLLLPPSVSGLAPIILAAGSKPSQAPPSRNRFQELKETVAQTLGSLDPAWLRRCQGTPADEGTKPGATQEDEQGDVTCAPLKQEEGGGGESGGDSNRKRPRGDGGHGTVAPAKLRRLHQGSAKGGFGAGGGKKRSKEEEEEKEEHKEAPKELRKVAEPLENLLGEVEEEEKPRSTRKAGAARALPQSRGNFVRLNLKSRSHVRGFALRGNRLRKQVWKQKWQKKARWFGGGGSMDRSSDVCFRCGGTGHWASACRGQDTKEVEKSSPADEEEEEEEEAPLPTLEEVARRTNTFHPELSAEGGGNNRGRSNGILEATTHLDGWRPVYEPPAPPAPMEPLYSLGPEGKVQETPEEVFEALRALGYSSFRPGQEVAIMRVLSGLSTLVVLSTGMGKSLCYQLPAYLYHKRSKCITLVISPLVSLMDDQVSGLPRCLKAVCIHSNMPKSQREAVMEKVMQGEVQVLLLSPEALVGGSGSGCGFLPSADRLPPVAFACIDEAHCVSEWSHNFRPCYLRLCKVLRDRLGVRCFLGLTATATLATARDVVQHLGMPPEEGITVHSAAVPPNLRLSVSMDRDRDEALISLLQGECFGALDSIIVYCTRREETSRIAALIRTCLQGIPPRDPPAARDPRQDAAGGRKGKAKQSLRRRSPAWLADSYHAGLSAAERRRVQKRFMSGQLRVVVATVAFGMGLDKADVRGVVHYNMPKNLESYVQEIGRAGRDGATAHCHLFLDPEGGDLHELRRHIYGDSVDFVTVKKLVQKVFVPCKCLELHQKHQEVTKDVEVEDAEMVELLEEEVQEEEKKTRQSRPRVCYKHERAIPIQPTVEALDLREEAIETLLCYLELHPRRWLELLPPTYSSCRLQCYGGPRQLRDVARSSPPVAVFLARERLEGRDHVHSSSVEFNVVSLSDSMGWEVVLVKRALRQLQWDPRLRRDGRRAGNSGVLVEFGDLSFHLRVYGDLSAEELDSVCDFLHQRVVAREKMALGQLRACFQAFQSVAFQTYGPHPVAEEEQRSSRLKALLSDYFEKERVERGREEEEEEGLGDAQLRDWESQARADIRHFLDIRRDEKFSGRAVARIFHGIGSPCFPAQVYGRDRRFWRRYLCMDFHHLARVATEEILATR; translated from the exons ATGGAGCGGCAGCGGGAGGTGAAGGCGCTGCTGAAGCGGTGGGAAGCGAAATTCCTGCGGGAGCGGCGGAGGAAGCCGGGACAG GCTGACATCGAGGCAGCTCCAGAGGACACCAGGC GGCTCTACAAGGAATACAAGATGTTGAAGCAGCAGAGATTGGAGTCAGACCCTTCCCAACCCATCCCCTGCAGCCAACCAGCAGCTCAGGAGCCTCCAGCCATGGAGCAG GGGCCCGACTCTGGTTGTTGGGGCTCACACCTCAACCGGCAGCCGAAAGCCTCACGGCTGAGCCACCACGTGCCCAAGACCTCGGTGCAATACTATGGGATGAAGCTGAAATCcaagctgggagctgctgggaag GAGACACCCCTGACCCCACGGAGAACCCCAACTTCCAGGAGGACCCTGGTTGTCCCCAAGCTCCTGAAGGACTCGGAGAGCAGCGACAAAACCACGTCCCCGGCGCCAACGGAGCCATCACCAAGAGAAGAAGACAAGGCAGAAgatctcctccttcctccctcgGTGTCAGGGCTGGCCCCCATCATCCTCGCTGCGGGGTCGAAGCCTTCCCAAGCTCCACCCTCCAGGAATAGATTCCAGGAGCTGAAGGAGACGGTGGCGCAGACGCTGGGCTCGCTGGATCCCGCCTGGCTCCGGAGGTGCCAAGGGACACCCGCGGATGAGGGGACAAAGCCGGGGGCCACGCAGGAGGACGAGCAAGGAGACGTCACCTGTGCCCCCctgaagcaggaggaaggaggtggaggagaaTCAGGAGGAGATTCCAATAGGAAAAGGCCCCGTGGAGATGGTGGACACGGAACGGTGGCTCCGGCGAAGCTGCGGCGCCTCCACCAAGGCTCAGCCAAGGGAGGGTTTGGTGCTGGCGgtgggaagaagaggagcaaggaggaagaggaggagaaggaagagcacAAGGAGGCCCCAAAGGAGCTGAGGAAGGTGGCGGAGCCCTTGGAAAACCTCCTGggagaggtggaggaggaggagaagcccaGGTCCACCCGCAAAGCCGGCGCTGCCAG AGCACTTCCACAGAGCAGAGGGAACTTCGTCAGGCTCAACCTGAAGAGTCGATCCCACGTCCGAGGCTTCGCCCTGCGGGGGAATCGCCTCCGCAAGCAG GTGTGGAAGCAGAAGTGGCAGAAGAAGGCGAGATGGTTTGGAGGAGGTGGATCCATGGACCGAAGCTCTGACGTCTGCTTCCGCTGTGGTGGGACAGGACACTGGGCATCGGCGTGCCGGGGCCAAG ACACCAAAGAGGTGGagaagagcagccctgctgatgaagaagaggaggaggaggaggaagcccCATTGCCCACGCTGGAGGAGGTGGCTCGTAGGACCAACACCTTCCACCCAGAGCTCTCTG CAGAGGGTGGAGGCAACAACCGGGGAAGATCCAATGGGATTTTGGAGGCAACGACTCACCTGGATGGTTGGAGGCCCGTGTATGAgccaccagctccaccagcGCCCATGGAGCCGCTCTACAGCCTTGGACCAGAGGGGAAGGTGCAAG AGACCCCGGAGGAGGTGTTTGAAGCTCTGAGGGCTTTGGGCTACAGCTCCTTCCGCCCCGGCCAGGAGGTGGCCATCATGAGGGTCCTCTCCG GTCTCTCCACCTTGGTGGTGTTATCAACAGGGATGGGGAAGTCTCTTTGCTACCAGCTCCCCGCTTACCTCTACCACAAGCGCTCCAAGTGCATCACCCTGGTCATCTCCCCTCTGGTGTCCCTCATGGATGACCAG GTCTCGGGACTTCCGCGGTGCCTGAAAGCCGTCTGCATCCACTCCAACATGCCCAAATCCCAGCGGGAAGCGGTGATGGAGAAG GTGATGCAGGGCGAGGTGCAGgtcctgctgctgtccccagaaGCTCTGGTTGGTGGCAGTGGGTCAGGATGTGGCTTCCTGCCCTCCGCTGACCGGCTGCCACCCGTGGCCTTCGCCTGCATCGATGAAGCTCATTGTGTCTCCGAGTGGTCCCACAACTTCCGTCCGTGCTACCTGCGGCTCTGCAAG GTCCTGCGGGACCGCCTGGGGGTCCGGTGCTTCCTGGGGCTGACGGCGACGGCCACCTTGGCCACGGCGCGGGATGTGGTCCAACATCTTGGAATGCCACCGGAGGAAGGGATAACGGTGCACTCGGCCGCCGTGCCGCCAAACCTGCGCCTCTCGGTCTCCATGGACCGGGACAGGGATGAG GCCCTGATCTCGCTGCTCCAAGGGGAGTGTTTCGGGGCGCTGGACTCCATCATTGTCTACTGCACGCGGCGGGAGGAGACGAGTCGCATCGCGGCGCTCATCCGGACCTGCCTCCAAGGAATCCCACCCAGGGACCCCCCCGCGGCTCGGGATCCGCGGCAGGACGCTGCCGGAGGGAGGAAAGGCAAGG CCAAGCAGAGCCTCCGGCGCCGGTCCCCGGCGTGGTTGGCGGACTCTTACCACGCCGGCCTCTCCGCCGCCGAGCGCCGCCGCGTCCAGAAGCGCTTCATGAGCGGCCAACTGCGCGTCGTGGTGGCCACGGTGGCCTTTGGGATGGGGTTGGATAAAGCAGACGTCCGCGGTGTGGTGCACTACAACATGCCCAAGAACTTGGAGAGCTACGTCCAAGAGATCGGCCGCGCCGGGCGGGATGGAGCCACGGCTCATTGTCACCTCTTCCTGGATCCAGAG GGAGGGGACCTCCACGAGCTGCGGCGTCACATCTATGGTGACTCGGTGGATTTTGTGACCGTCAAGAAGCTGGTGCAGAAGGTTTTTGTGCCTTGCAAGTGCTTGGAGCTGCATCAGAAGCACCAAGAGGTCACCAAG GACGTGGAGGTGGAAGACGCTGAGATGGTCGAGctcctggaggaggaggtgcaagaggaggagaagaagacAAGGCAGAGCAGGCCACGGGTGTGCTACAAGCACGAGCGAGCCATCCCCATCCAACCAACCGTGGAGGCCTTGGACCTCCGGGAGGAAG ctaTCGAGACCCTCCTGTGCTACCTGGAGCTTCACCCGCGGCGCTGgttggagctgctgcctcccacctACTCCTCGTGCCGGCTCCAGTGCTACGGAGGACCCCGGCAGCTCCGGGACGTGGCCCGGAG ctccCCACCCGTGGCCGTGTTCCTGGCTCGGGAGCGCCTGGAGGGGAGGGACCACGTCCACAGCAGCTCCGTGGAGTTCAACGTGGTCTCCTTGAGTGACTCCATGGGGTGGGAAGTGGTGCTGGTGAAACGAGCCCTGCGCCAGCTCCAGTGGGACCCGCGGCTGCGGAGAG ATGGCCGCAGGGCTGGGAACAGCGGCGTCCTGGTGGAGTTTGGAGACCTGTCCTTCCACCTGCGCGTCTACGGCGACCTCAGTGCTGAAGAGCTGGATTCCGTCTGCGACTTCCTCCACCAGAGAGTGGTGGCCAGGGAGAAGATGGCCCTTGGCCAGCTCCGTGCCTGCTTCCAGGCCTTCCAGAG CGTGGCCTTCCAGACCTATGGCCCTCACCCGGTGGctgaagaagagcagagaagctCCCGCCTGAAGGCTCTGCTCAGCGACTACTTCGAGAAGGAGCGGGTTGAACGCGGCCgcgaggaggaagaggaggaaggtcTCGGTGATGCCCAA CTGCGGGACTGGGAGAGCCAGGCCCGCGCCGACATCCGCCACTTCCTCGACATCCGCCGGGATGAGAAGTTCTCCGGCAGAGCCGTCGCCAGGATCTTCCACGGCATCG GAAGCCCGTGTTTCCCGGCTCAGGTCTACGGCCGCGACCGGCGCTTCTGGAGGAGGTATCTGTGCATGGACTTCCACCACCTCGCCCGCGTGGCCACCGAGGAGATCCTGGCCACCAGGTGA